GAGGGCAAGAAAGCAGACCTGATCCTGTTGAACATTGATCAGCCTCATATTTTGCCCACCCAGAATCTGTTGAACACCATTGTGGATGCGGCCAGCAGCCATGACGTGACCGATTCCATCATCAACGGCAAACTGGTCATGAAAGACCGGGAGGTGCTGACGCTGGACGAGGAGAAGATCATGTTCGAGGCAGACCGGCATATGAAGGAGATCATCAAAAGAGCATACTAGAGGAGTATGTAAGGCGTGAAAAAATCTCCCCAATATCCCCATCTATACACAGCGCCTGTGGCCGGATCTCCTCCGGGCAGAGTGCCTGCCCCTGATTGATGCAGATATAGGAAGCTTTGGGATTGCGCACGGTGCGCTGCCAGAAATCATACTTGATGATGCCGGGGGTGTTGTAGCCCACGCCCAGCTCCAGAAAGACGATCCGCAGCCCCTCATGCCGCCGGAGAAATTCTGCGTAATGTTCAGCGGCCCTGTGCCAGCCTTCATCCTGGACGAAGGTGCTGTCACAGCGCAGGTTCATGGTCATGGGCTGGCCGCAGTGGGGACAGCGGGGAACCAGGTGAGAGGGAATGGTCATCTGCGGCGCCTGTCCCTCCGGCAGCGTCAGCCGTCCGTCTGCTTCGATCACATAGCCCTGGGCTTCCACCATCCGGCGGATCTGCGCTTCGTTGTCAAAGGTTTCTTGGCAGCAGGGGGTGCTGCACTGGAACAGGCCGTAATCCCCCTGGGTGTAGAAAAGCCGTTTTTTGTCAAAGCCCGCCCGCTGGAAGCAGTGATCCACGTTGGTGGTGATGACGAAGTAATCTTTTCCGTCCACCAGCGAAAGCATCTGTTCGTAAACGGGTTTCGGCGGGGCGATGAACCGGTTGATCCACACATAACGGCTCCAGAAGGCCCAGGATTCCTCCGGTGTCTGGTAGGGATAGAAGCCGCCGGAGTACATATCCGAGAACCCGTATTTTTCCTGAAAATCTGTAAAATACCGGGCAAACCGTTCGCCGGTGTAGGTGTAGCCTGCCGAGGTGGACAGGCCGGAACCGGCCCCGATGACAACGGCATCCGCTTCCCGCAGTCGATCCCGGAGGGCATCAATGGACGGCAAGGAGCCGTTCGTAGATTTCTTTGTCCACATCTTTGAAAACATTAAAAATCACCTTTCTTACACTGGTTTTGGTCTGCAGGAACTGTTGAACAGTGTTCACTGCGATGGCGGCAGCCTGTTCATTGGGAAAATGGAACACGCCGGTGGAAATGCAGCAGAAAGCCACGCTTTCCAGATCATGGGTGGCGGCCAGCTCCAGGCAGGAGCGGTAGCAGGACGCCAGCAGCTGCCGGTCTTTTTCTGTCACCCGGGACTGGATGATGGGGCCGACGGTGTGCAGTACATATTTACAGGGCAGATTGAAGGCCGGGGTGATCTTGGCCAGCCCGGTGGGTTCCTCGTGGCCCTGCTGTTCCATCAGTTCGGCGCAGGCCAGCCGCAGCTGTACACCGGCAAAGGTATGGATACAGTTGTCGATGCAGCTGTGGTTGGGAATATAGCAGCCGGTGAGGCTGCTGTTGGCCGCATTGACGATGGCATCACACCGCAGCGCCGTGATGTCGCCCTGCCACACATAGAGCCCGTCCTGCACCGGTGTCAGATCCTGTATGTCGGTGACGCCTTTTTTGGCTGTCTCGTCAGCGAGATAGGCATCCTGCATTTCCAGAAATTCCGGATCGCAGGCTTTCGGTGCCCGGACATTCATCAGTGCCCGCAGCAGCTGTCTCTGACCGGCGGGATCCTTCGGGACGGACAGACCTGCATACCGGGGATTCTCCCGCAGGAGAGACTGGATCAAAAATAATCTTCGTGTACTCTGATTCATGGTTAAAACCTCTTTTCGATGGCCTGGCGGACATAATATCCCGGCATTTTATAGGCGGGCTGTCTCTGCAATGGTGCTGCTGTCCCGGACAATGTGGGCAGATCACAGCGCCGGTTCTACGGGTTACGTTTAGAATTCATACGGCGGATTGCCGGAGAAATCTGCGATGACGCCGTGGGCGTTTTCCAGATAGAATACCTCAAAGATCGGGTTGGTGGCTTCGCCATACTGGCTCTTCACGATGGGGTTCTGGATGCACATTTCCTTGGCAGCCATGTTGTTTTCAAAAACAGCCTTGCCGTGGAGACGGATCCATGCGTAGGAAGGGCTGGAAACAGAGATCTCGATTTCCGGGTTTTCCTGCATATCCCTGTACACCTCTTTGGTGTTGTTGGTGCAGAACCAGAGCTTGCCGTCAAGCTCGCCTGCGAACATGAACGGGCGGCATTTTGCCTTGCCGTCACGGCCTACGGTTGCCAGATACTGTACCGGGTTCTCGTTTAAAAATGCTACTACTTTCTTCATTATAATACCTCCTTGAAATAATGGAAAATGATTTTGAAAAGGAAGGATTTCCTTTCGATGGCTTTATCATAAGGCAGTAGGGCGCGATCGTAAAGTAAGCACAATAAAGTGCGGTAGTTGCCAAAAAGATACTATAGGGGCCGACAGCCATGTTTTGGTTGCAAAAGGGGTGTACTTTTTGTATGATGAAGTTAAATGAACGAATAAGGAGGAGCCTATGACTGACTGACGTTTTTTTACTGCCAATCAGTTAAAATTTATTGCCCTGTTTACGATGCTGCTGGACCATCTTTATGCCACGGTGCTTCACGACCATCTGTGGCTGACCTATGTGGGCCGCATTGCCTTCCCTCTGTTTGCCTTTGAACTGGTGCAGGGATATATGCATACCCACGACCTGCGCCGCTACGCCAAACGGATCCTTTTGCTGGCGGTGCTGTCCGAGATCCCGTTTGATATGGTGGCAGGTGCATCCTTTTTCTATATCTGGCATCAGAATGTGGCCTGGACGCTGTTGGCCGGTCTGGGAGCCTGCTGCTGCGCAGATCATTTGCTGGCAAAAGAGACCGCTGCATCCAGACGGGTGCTGTATCTGCTGGGACTGGTGGGTACGGTGCTCCTGCCGTGTCTGCTGATGACCGATTACGGTGCCGAAGGTGTGCTGCTGATTCTGCTGTTCTGGTTTACCCGCAAGGGCGGAGCAGTCAACTATCTCATTCAGGTGGTTGTGATGTTTGTGATGTGGCAGTTTGTGTTCTGTGGACGGACGCTCCTCATCGGTTCGTTCGT
Above is a window of Oscillospiraceae bacterium NTUH-002-81 DNA encoding:
- a CDS encoding Sir2 silent information regulator family NAD-dependent deacetylase — its product is MFSKMWTKKSTNGSLPSIDALRDRLREADAVVIGAGSGLSTSAGYTYTGERFARYFTDFQEKYGFSDMYSGGFYPYQTPEESWAFWSRYVWINRFIAPPKPVYEQMLSLVDGKDYFVITTNVDHCFQRAGFDKKRLFYTQGDYGLFQCSTPCCQETFDNEAQIRRMVEAQGYVIEADGRLTLPEGQAPQMTIPSHLVPRCPHCGQPMTMNLRCDSTFVQDEGWHRAAEHYAEFLRRHEGLRIVFLELGVGYNTPGIIKYDFWQRTVRNPKASYICINQGQALCPEEIRPQALCIDGDIGEIFSRLTYSSSMLF
- a CDS encoding protein-ADP-ribose hydrolase, which produces MNQSTRRLFLIQSLLRENPRYAGLSVPKDPAGQRQLLRALMNVRAPKACDPEFLEMQDAYLADETAKKGVTDIQDLTPVQDGLYVWQGDITALRCDAIVNAANSSLTGCYIPNHSCIDNCIHTFAGVQLRLACAELMEQQGHEEPTGLAKITPAFNLPCKYVLHTVGPIIQSRVTEKDRQLLASCYRSCLELAATHDLESVAFCCISTGVFHFPNEQAAAIAVNTVQQFLQTKTSVRKVIFNVFKDVDKEIYERLLAVH
- a CDS encoding pyridoxamine 5'-phosphate oxidase family protein, encoding MKKVVAFLNENPVQYLATVGRDGKAKCRPFMFAGELDGKLWFCTNNTKEVYRDMQENPEIEISVSSPSYAWIRLHGKAVFENNMAAKEMCIQNPIVKSQYGEATNPIFEVFYLENAHGVIADFSGNPPYEF
- a CDS encoding TraX family protein produces the protein MLLDHLYATVLHDHLWLTYVGRIAFPLFAFELVQGYMHTHDLRRYAKRILLLAVLSEIPFDMVAGASFFYIWHQNVAWTLLAGLGACCCADHLLAKETAASRRVLYLLGLVGTVLLPCLLMTDYGAEGVLLILLFWFTRKGGAVNYLIQVVVMFVMWQFVFCGRTLLIGSFVFQTQCFALCALPLIWLYNGKHGTRNKALQYAAYAFYPVHLFILGIIFMRMAAAMGGI